In the Agromyces flavus genome, GCGGAGGCCGAGCCCCGATACCGCAGCGCGCTCGCACTGGGCCTCGCGGGCCGCGCCCGCGTCGAGGCGCAGATCCAGCTCGCGTCCACCGTGCGCAACCTCGGCCGACCCGCCGAGTCGCTCGAGCTCCTCGACGCGATCGGTGATTCCGCGGGCGAACTGGCCGACGCCGTCGCCGCCTTCCGTGCGCTCGCGCTCGCCACCCTCGGACGGCCGGATGCCGCGGCATCCGTCGCCCTCGTCGCCCTCGCACCGCACCTCGCCCAGTACGGTCGCGCGATCGACGCGTACGCGCGCGACGTGGTCCCGCCGGGCGTCGACGGCACTCGCAGGACCCCCTGAGGGGCGGCTCCGCGGCGCGGCATCCGCCGACGGCGAACAGCCCGGTTCACGCGCGTTCCAACGGATAGATTCGTTGCAACGCCTAAGGAAACGGAGCGAAATCCATGGCCGAACCGACACTGCAGCCCAGTGTGTTCGATCGACTGCTGAAGGACCGCATCATCTGGCTCGGCTCCGAGGTGCGCGACGACAACGCGAACGAGATCGCCGCGAAGCTGCTGCTCCTCGCCGCCGAGGACCCCAAGAAGGACATCTACCTCTACATCAACTCGCCCGGCGGCTCGATCACGGCGGGCATGGCCATCTACGACACGATGCAGTTCGTCCCGAACGACATCGTCACCGTCGGCATCGGCATGGCCGCGTCGATGGGACAGCTCCTCCTGACCGCCGGCACCAAGGGCAAGCGGTACATCACCCCCAACGCGCGCGTCCTGCTGCACCAGCCGCACGGCGGCTTCGGCGGCACCGCGAGCGACATCCAGACGCAGGCGCAGCTCATCCTCGACATGAAGAAGCGCCTCGCCGAGATCACTGCGGCGCAGACCGGCAAGTCGGTCGAGCAGATCAACCGCGACGGCGACCGCGATCGCTGGTTCAGCGCGCACGAGGCGCTCGAGTACGGCTTCGTCGATCACATCCGCGAGTCCGCGCTCGACGTGTCCGGCGGCGGCGGCACCGCCCCCGAG is a window encoding:
- a CDS encoding tetratricopeptide repeat protein, whose product is MDDWQRRVDEVWATAAEIGEDAVIDRIDALAAELPVDDPRGPFEAAGARDFAGLEAEAEPRYRSALALGLAGRARVEAQIQLASTVRNLGRPAESLELLDAIGDSAGELADAVAAFRALALATLGRPDAAASVALVALAPHLAQYGRAIDAYARDVVPPGVDGTRRTP
- a CDS encoding ATP-dependent Clp protease proteolytic subunit, with amino-acid sequence MAEPTLQPSVFDRLLKDRIIWLGSEVRDDNANEIAAKLLLLAAEDPKKDIYLYINSPGGSITAGMAIYDTMQFVPNDIVTVGIGMAASMGQLLLTAGTKGKRYITPNARVLLHQPHGGFGGTASDIQTQAQLILDMKKRLAEITAAQTGKSVEQINRDGDRDRWFSAHEALEYGFVDHIRESALDVSGGGGTAPEVEDTKA